A genomic stretch from Lotus japonicus ecotype B-129 unplaced genomic scaffold, LjGifu_v1.2 AP026983.1 includes:
- the LOC130727317 gene encoding protein AGENET DOMAIN (AGD)-CONTAINING P1-like: MRPPQRMIAYNVGDNVEVIGKDEGFLGSYYEATVISVLADGRYEVQYKTLIVDEETKIPLKETVLPKDLRPVPPCVRTRGGHYEMYQAVNVFDNDGWWYGKIIGLTGVKGYYVYFSSTNETLPYHCSRLRVHHDFIHGDWHQIN, translated from the coding sequence ATGCGTCCACCGCAGAGAATGATTGCTTACAACGTCGGCGACAACGTCGAAGTCATCGGTAAGGACGAAGGCTTCTTGGGCTCGTACTACGAGGCCACCGTCATCTCCGTCCTCGCCGACGGCCGCTATGAAGTCCAGTACAAGACGCTGATCGTGGACGAAGAGACCAAGATTCCGCTGAAAGAGACGGTGCTTCCAAAGGACCTCCGCCCTGTGCCGCCGTGTGTCCGGACACGCGGTGGCCACTACGAAATGTACCAGGCTGTGAACGTGTTCGACAACGACGGGTGGTGGTACGGGAAGATCATCGGCTTAACCGGCGTGAAGGGATACTACGTGTACTTCAGCTCTACCAATGAGACGCTTCCGTACCACTGCTCTCGCCTTAGGGTTCACCATGACTTCATTCATGGAGACTGGCATCAAATTAATTGA